Within the Opitutaceae bacterium TAV5 genome, the region GAATCGTAACATTTCCCTGTGAAGGTATGTCCGCGCCAGTCGCGGCAAGTCCGGGGCTGGCGCCAAACCAGAAACCAACACCCGGAACACACCACACATATGGTTACGATTCTCTCCAAACGGCTCGCGCTCCTCGGCGCAGCCACCCTCGCCACCACCACGGCGGCTCTGGCCAGCGACAGCGGCGCGCTCCTCGACGCGCTCGTCCGCAAAGGTGTCCTCACCGACCAGGAAGCCGAAGAAATTCGCGTGGACCTCACCAAGGAGGCCGACGCCTCCATCCTTTCCACCGTCTCCGGTGGCAAGTCCACGACCGGCCTCAAGATCACCGGCCGCGTCCAGGCGCAATATTACGCTCTCGATACCGACAGCAACAATTCCGCCCATAACAACCACTTCGGCCTCCGCCGCATTTACGTCGGCGCCAGCGCCAAACTCGGCCCCGCCTGGTCGGCCGAAGTCAACTACGACTTCGCCGGCGACGGCAGCTTCGACAAGGCTTTCATTCGCTGGGAAGGTGAATTCCTCGACCAGGACCTCGCCCTCGATTTCGGCCTGCGCAAGGTCAACGTCGGTTATGAAGAGTACACCTCGTCCGGCAGCCTGAAGGCGATCGAACGCTCCGCCGCGACCCGCTTCTTTGTCGAGGACAACAACGGCCGCCGCCTCGGCGCCGCCAGCTACCGCATCGGCGCCTTCGCCGACTTCAATTCCGCCGCCGCCGCCGGCAAGGCCACCGGCTTCTTCTACGGCGCGGCGATCACCAATCCCGAGCGCACCGATTCCGGCGACAAGACCACCGGTGACGACGAGAGCGATCTCTGGAACAACGACATGCCCGCCTTCTGGGTCAACGCCGGCTACAGCGGCAAGTTCTCCTCCGGCACCTGGACCATCGGGGCCGGTCTCGGTTACCTGCCCGACCAGGGTGGATGGGCCGGCGCTGCTCCGCGTGGCCGCGGCCAGGGTGATGATCTCACCATCGCGTCGCTCTACGGCACCACCACCATCGGCCGCTTCACGCTCGCGGGCGAAGTGCTGGCCGGCAAAGTCGACAACGGCGCCTACGGCGCCACCGACGACGCCTCGCCCTGGGGCATCTGGATCCAGCCCTCGTACCTGC harbors:
- a CDS encoding porin, which encodes MVTILSKRLALLGAATLATTTAALASDSGALLDALVRKGVLTDQEAEEIRVDLTKEADASILSTVSGGKSTTGLKITGRVQAQYYALDTDSNNSAHNNHFGLRRIYVGASAKLGPAWSAEVNYDFAGDGSFDKAFIRWEGEFLDQDLALDFGLRKVNVGYEEYTSSGSLKAIERSAATRFFVEDNNGRRLGAASYRIGAFADFNSAAAAGKATGFFYGAAITNPERTDSGDKTTGDDESDLWNNDMPAFWVNAGYSGKFSSGTWTIGAGLGYLPDQGGWAGAAPRGRGQGDDLTIASLYGTTTIGRFTLAGEVLAGKVDNGAYGATDDASPWGIWIQPSYLLTDKLELVLRYSHVDTDGRGIRASDGIKYAAGSGFRNKMDEYYAGVNYYFVGTDVKFQLGYVGGKTSGAINGAAGSDETVSGIRSQLQVNF